A segment of the Desulfovibrio sp. Huiquan2017 genome:
GCGGCGGCGACTGCATCGACCAAAAGGCCGCGTCCGAGACCTATGTCGAAACCATCACCCTGATGCTGCAACTGGGGTTGCCCGGCTACTGGGCATAATTTTCGCGGGCCGCTGCAAACCGGCCCTTGTGGATGCAAAGTTGATTACGGAACACCGAGATGGCAACGCAAAACGTCCAGGCCGCGGCGCGATGACCGCCCCGTCAACCCAGAACGTATCCAGGCCATCCCGCAACGCAAGAAAAGGAACCCGCACAATGGATATCCCACGCATCTTCACCATTACGGAAAGCGCCCACCGCATCCATAACCCGTTCACCCCGGAAAAGCTCGCCACCCTTGGCGCGGCATTGCGCCTGGAACCGGGCGCCCGCGTGCTCGACCTCGGCAGCGGTTCAGGCGAAATGCTGTGCACCTGGGCGCGCGATCACGGAACCACCGGCGTCGGCATCGACATGAGCAGCCTGTTTTCCGGGCAGGCAAAACAGCGCGCCGAGGAACTCGGGGTCGCCGACCGGGTCGAATTCATCCATAACGACGCCGTCGGCTATGTCGCCGACGAAAAGGTCGATCTGGCGGCCTGCCTCGGCGCCACGTGGATCGGCGGCGGAATCGCGGGCACCATTGAACTGCTGGAGAAGAGTCTCCGCCCCGGCGGGATCATCCTCATCGGCGAGCCCTATTGGCTGCGGTTGCCGCCCACGGAAGATATCGCCCGGGGGTGCCTCGCCGGATCCATCTCCGACTTTCTGCCCCTTCCGGAACTGCTCACGTCCTTCGCCGACCTCGGCTACGACGTCGTAGAAATGGTTCTGGCCGATCAAGACGGCTGGGACAGATACGAAGCGGCCAAATGGCTGACCATGCGCCGATGGCTCGAAGCCAATCCCGATGACGACTTCTCGGCCGAAGTTCGGGCTCAACTGACTTCGGAGCCGAAACGCTACGCCGCGTACACCCGCGAGTACCTCGGATGGGGCGCATTCGCGCTGATGGCGCGATAACGGCCACAGCCGACCCGGCGGCGCGGCAAACGGCCCGTTCAAAGGCAATAGCCGACCGGCAAGACAACAACTCGAAACACCGGGGCTGCGGGAGACAGGCAAGGCCATCATCCGACGCAGTCCCCCTTTTTTTAATCTTCAATTAATCAAACGATTGATTATATTCCATCGAGGAACGTTTCATGAAACGAATCATCGCCCTTCTTTCGTTCTTGCTTCTCCTGACGGGAGGCTGCCGCGAAGAGCAGCCCGGGAAGGAGATTATTCGCCCCGTGAGGGCCTACCGCATCGACAGGAACGTCATGCCCGAAACCCGCTACTTCCCCGGCAAGGTGCGAGCGGCGAAAAAGGCGGGCCTCGCCTTCCGCATATCCGGGCAGATTGTCCGGCTGGATGTGAAGGAAGGCGACAGCGTGCGGGAAGGACAACTCATCGCGCAACTGGACCAGCGGGATTACCAGGCCGCCATCGCCGACCTGGAGGCGAAGCTGCTCGGCGCGAAATCGGTCCTGACGGAAGCGACCCTGGACCTCCGGCGCAAGCGTCAGCTTCTCACGGAAAAGATCATCGCCCAGTCCGTCTTCGACACCGCGCAGAGCGCGTATGAGACCAGCCTGGCCAGCGTCCGCTCGCTGGAGCAGGACATACGCCGCGCGCACCTCAACCTTCAATACACAAATCTGAAAGCGCCATTTTCCGGCATCATCGCCGTCAAGCATGTGGACAACCATGAATTCGTCCAGGCCAAGGAGCCCATCGCCCAATGCGAGGACGTGTCCTCCCTCGACGTGATCGTGAACATCCCCGAAGCGGTCTGGATCAAGGCCACCCGGCGCAGCGACAGCGGGGGGCTCGCCCTGAAAGCGCGGGCCGCGTTCGAATCCTACCCGGGGGAGAGTTTCCCCCTCGTGTTGAAGGAGTACCAGACGAAGGCCAACTCGGAGACCCAGACATACCAGGTCACGCTGGGCATGGAGAATCCCGGGGCGTTCCGCGTTCAGCCGGGCATGACGGCCGAAGTCTTCATGACCATGCCGGCCGATGCGGCCGATGCGGAGATATCCGTTCCCATCTCCGCCGTCGTCGGCGAACCGGACGGCGCGAAGAACATATGGATCATCTCCGCCGAGGGGACGGTCACCAGGCGCGAGGTGAAGCTGGGCCGCCTAGCCGATGGCGCCTTTGTCGTCGAGGCGGGTCTCGCCCAGGGTGAAACCGTGATCACCGCCGGGAGCAGTTTCCTGCACGAGGGCATGAAGGTCCGGGTGCTCAAAGGCAAGATCGGAGGCCGGGAATGAACCTCGCTGAAACCGTTCTCCGCAAAAAGACTGTCTCCGTTACCCTGACCCTGGCCCTGCTGCTGGGCGGCATCGTCGCCTTCCTCGAAATGCCGCGCCTTGAGGACCCGGAATTCACCATCAAGCAGGCGCTGATCGTAACCGCCTATCCCGGGGCGACGCCCGCCGAAGTGGCGGACGAGGTCACGGACGTCATCGAAGGCGCGGCGCAGCAACTCGGCCAACTGAAGAAGGTCACC
Coding sequences within it:
- a CDS encoding efflux RND transporter periplasmic adaptor subunit: MKRIIALLSFLLLLTGGCREEQPGKEIIRPVRAYRIDRNVMPETRYFPGKVRAAKKAGLAFRISGQIVRLDVKEGDSVREGQLIAQLDQRDYQAAIADLEAKLLGAKSVLTEATLDLRRKRQLLTEKIIAQSVFDTAQSAYETSLASVRSLEQDIRRAHLNLQYTNLKAPFSGIIAVKHVDNHEFVQAKEPIAQCEDVSSLDVIVNIPEAVWIKATRRSDSGGLALKARAAFESYPGESFPLVLKEYQTKANSETQTYQVTLGMENPGAFRVQPGMTAEVFMTMPADAADAEISVPISAVVGEPDGAKNIWIISAEGTVTRREVKLGRLADGAFVVEAGLAQGETVITAGSSFLHEGMKVRVLKGKIGGRE
- a CDS encoding methyltransferase domain-containing protein; protein product: MDIPRIFTITESAHRIHNPFTPEKLATLGAALRLEPGARVLDLGSGSGEMLCTWARDHGTTGVGIDMSSLFSGQAKQRAEELGVADRVEFIHNDAVGYVADEKVDLAACLGATWIGGGIAGTIELLEKSLRPGGIILIGEPYWLRLPPTEDIARGCLAGSISDFLPLPELLTSFADLGYDVVEMVLADQDGWDRYEAAKWLTMRRWLEANPDDDFSAEVRAQLTSEPKRYAAYTREYLGWGAFALMAR